A region from the Flavobacterium enshiense genome encodes:
- a CDS encoding metallophosphoesterase — protein sequence MSRTLVIGDIHGGLKALEQVLERAHVTTNDKLIFLGDFVDGWNDTPFVIDFLIKLDKTHHCIFIQGNHEEMLLRWLSEGHDNDEWRLHGGQSTVDVYGNIDDDRISAHIEFLTALNDYHLDEQNRLFVHAGFTNQKGVEFEYFKGMFCWDRTLWEAALAMDKTLCRKDLFYPKRLALYEEIFIGHTPVTRIGYSVPVNRANVWNVDTGAAFKGRLTIMNVDTKEFWQSSPLPDLYPNERGRN from the coding sequence ATGAGCAGAACTCTGGTAATCGGCGACATACATGGCGGACTCAAAGCCTTGGAACAGGTTTTGGAACGGGCCCATGTGACCACCAACGACAAACTCATTTTTCTGGGTGATTTTGTTGATGGCTGGAACGATACGCCTTTTGTGATTGATTTCCTGATCAAACTGGACAAAACACATCATTGCATTTTCATTCAGGGGAACCACGAAGAGATGCTCCTGCGCTGGCTTTCAGAAGGACACGACAATGATGAATGGCGCTTGCACGGCGGACAATCGACGGTAGATGTTTACGGAAACATTGATGATGACAGGATTTCGGCGCACATCGAATTCCTAACCGCTCTGAACGACTATCATCTGGACGAACAAAACCGACTGTTTGTACACGCCGGTTTTACTAACCAAAAGGGAGTGGAATTTGAATACTTCAAAGGGATGTTCTGCTGGGACCGTACCCTATGGGAAGCCGCATTGGCAATGGACAAAACGCTTTGTCGAAAAGACTTGTTTTACCCGAAGCGACTTGCTCTATATGAAGAAATCTTCATCGGTCACACGCCTGTAACCCGAATTGGGTATTCGGTTCCGGTTAACCGTGCCAATGTTTGGAACGTCGATACCGGTGCAGCCTTCAAAGGACGACTGACCATCATGAATGTGGACACCAAAGAATTCTGGCAAAGTTCGCCTCTGCCCGATTTGTATCCCAACGAGAGAGGTCGGAACTAA
- a CDS encoding PhnA domain-containing protein produces the protein MSVIEKKLKDRSDSKCELCGNPHDLQVYNLPPENKESLETSILACKTCVGQIENPETTDANHWHCLSDSMWNEHLPVQIVSWRMLTRLKKNDLLEMMYLDEEALEWAKATGEGDEDEGKIVHKDSNGNILFDGDSVVLIKDLDVKGANFTAKRGAAVHNIKLVWDNAEQIEGRVEGQHIVILTQYVKKTK, from the coding sequence ATGAGCGTAATTGAAAAAAAACTAAAAGACCGCAGCGATTCGAAATGCGAATTGTGTGGTAATCCGCATGATTTACAAGTATACAACCTTCCTCCTGAGAATAAAGAAAGTTTAGAAACCAGTATTTTAGCCTGCAAAACCTGTGTAGGTCAGATTGAAAATCCGGAAACCACCGACGCTAACCACTGGCATTGTCTTTCTGACAGCATGTGGAACGAGCATCTGCCGGTGCAGATCGTTTCCTGGAGAATGCTTACCCGTTTAAAAAAGAACGACCTGTTAGAGATGATGTATCTGGACGAAGAAGCTTTGGAATGGGCAAAAGCTACCGGGGAAGGTGACGAAGACGAAGGTAAAATCGTCCACAAGGATTCTAACGGCAATATTTTGTTCGACGGGGATTCCGTAGTACTGATTAAAGATTTGGATGTAAAAGGAGCCAATTTCACGGCTAAGCGTGGTGCAGCGGTACACAACATCAAACTGGTTTGGGACAACGCCGAACAGATTGAAGGAAGAGTCGAAGGACAGCATATCGTTATCCTTACGCAGTATGTGAAGAAGACGAAGTAA